Genomic DNA from Halomonas sp. BDJS001:
GCATGGCGAGTCCCTTCGGCCTGCCCCGGCAATTTACTGCGAACAGGAGTGAGTGTGATGGAATATCGTTATCTAGGGCGATCTGGTTTTAAGGTGCCTGCATTGGGTTTCGGGGCCGGCACCTTTGGTGGCAAGGGGCCGCTGTTCAGTGCCTGGGGCAATACCGATGTTGAGCAAGCGAAGCGGCTGATCGATATATGTCTGGACGCTGGGGTCAATCTGTTCGACTCCGCTGATGTTTATTCCGACGGTACATCGGAAGCGATCCTTGGTGCGGCGATCAAAGGCCGTCGTGACCGGGTGATCGTGTCCACTAAGCTGTCACTACGCAGCGGGGAGGACGCCAATGACGTGGGCAGTTCTCGACACCACTTGATCCGCGCCACCGAGCGCGCACTAAAAAGGCTGGGAACCGATTATATCGATGTGCTGCAACTGCATCACTTCGATGCCATGACCCCGGTGGAGGAGGTGATGTCCGCACTGGATGATCTGGTGCGGGCTGGTAAGGTTCGCTACTTAGGGGCATCCAACTTCTCTGGTTGGCAGTTGATGAAGTCCCAGAGCGTTGCCGAGCGTTATGGCTATGCGCGCTTCGTAGCGAACCAGACGTATTACTCCCTGGTGGGCAGGGATTACGAGTGGGAGCTGATGCCGTTGGGGCAGGATCAAGGCCTGGGTGCTCTGGTGTGGAGCCCGCTGGGCTGGGGCCGCCTGACCGGTAAGATTCGGCGCGGCCAACCACTGCCCGCCGGGAGCCGTCTTCACGAGACCGAAGGATTCGCGCCGCCGGTGCCGAATGAAAGACTGTACCGGGTACTGGACGTGCTATTCGAGATCGCTGACGAAGTCGGCAAGAGCGTGCCCCAGGTAGCGATTAACTGGTTGCTGCGACGTCCGACGGTGTCATCGGTTTTGATGGGTGCCCGGGACGAAACCCAGTTACAGCAGAATCTCGGTGCGGTTGGCTGGCGCCTTGATGAATCTCAGGTTGCACGATTAGACGCGGCGAGCGCGGTAACGCCACCTTACCCCTATTATCCCTATTGGAACGGCCAGTTTACCGAGCGTAATCCACCCCTGGTATGACTGATATTCACGGAAATTGAGAAAAGGGGTGCTCCGGCGCCCCGCCCAAGTATTGATGTGCCATTAATGTTTTGGCATTACAAAAAATAATGTTTGGGGATCTTTAAGAGCCTAGTAAGCGTAGTCACAGTGATGGCTTTCCATTGTGGCCCAGATCCACGGCGAAACTACGCGTATTAGTCGCATTGGCATTCGCTCAAGCGGTGACTCACCGCCGACGCCATAGCTTTTCAATACGTCGTATCATCGCCTGAATGACCAGTCGCCGAGCCTCGTGCTGATCTAGCCGCACACGCTCAAGATCAATGCCTCCCCGCCCATCGCGATATCTAGAAGGGATGCTTTCCTTGAGCGAATCGTCGGCACTTCCTTTTGGCATGCCATCTTTATCGCCGCAGGGGAACGAGACGTGGCGTTGCAAGTTCTGCTCTTTTCTTGAGTTCAACATGTTCCTGACCTCCATTGCGTCGTCCCAGGTGACGGGATGAAAGCGTGGTCTCATAGGTTCAGGTTCATGCTAGTCTTGTTCTAAAATGCAAGGTATTCCATAAAAGTGAGCATTAACTTTGCAAAAACGAACAGGCAAGAATCCCCGGCAACCCCCTGCTATTACACAGAAAACAAGGAGCCATCTGGCTTGGAATGACTTTGAGGTCGTCCTGGCAATAGCGAACGCAGGCTCTTTGTCTGGTGCATCACGCTCTCTGGGCGTCAGTCACGCCACGGTTTTCCGACGGCTGGGTGATATCGAACAGCGTCTGGGGGTTTCTCTTTTTGAAAGAAGCCGAACTGGCTACCGGCCAACGCTTGCTGGAGAAGAGCTTGCCG
This window encodes:
- a CDS encoding aldo/keto reductase; the encoded protein is MEYRYLGRSGFKVPALGFGAGTFGGKGPLFSAWGNTDVEQAKRLIDICLDAGVNLFDSADVYSDGTSEAILGAAIKGRRDRVIVSTKLSLRSGEDANDVGSSRHHLIRATERALKRLGTDYIDVLQLHHFDAMTPVEEVMSALDDLVRAGKVRYLGASNFSGWQLMKSQSVAERYGYARFVANQTYYSLVGRDYEWELMPLGQDQGLGALVWSPLGWGRLTGKIRRGQPLPAGSRLHETEGFAPPVPNERLYRVLDVLFEIADEVGKSVPQVAINWLLRRPTVSSVLMGARDETQLQQNLGAVGWRLDESQVARLDAASAVTPPYPYYPYWNGQFTERNPPLV